In Calonectris borealis chromosome 29, bCalBor7.hap1.2, whole genome shotgun sequence, one genomic interval encodes:
- the HAPLN2 gene encoding hyaluronan and proteoglycan link protein 2, whose product MHRLLLLSSLWLLAAPPASSIFQRPTGSPAPPRLQYLLEPLHAAVHTQRGATATLPCVLRALPRNYRVKWSKVEPANYRESIIIITNGLYHKNYGPLSPRVRLRHSHRYDASLTITDVALEDEGRYRCQLVNGLEDESVSLTLHLEGVVFPYQPSNGRYKFNYHEAKRACEQQDSRLATYQQLYKAWTEGLDWCNAGWILDGTVHYPIINSREPCGGRLLLPGVRTYGARDKQKDRFDAFCFTSALQGQVYFIRGHLNFKEAGQACRNHGAAIAKVGQLYSAWKFSQLDRCDGGWLADGSVRYPITTPRERCGGLPDPGVRSFGFPSKELRTYGTYCFVGK is encoded by the exons ATGCACCGGCTTCTCCTGCTCAGCTCCCTCTGGCTCTTGGCGGCACCGCCGGCGTCGAGCATCTTCCAGCGGCCGACGGGGAGCCCGG CCCCCCCACGCCTGCAGTACCTGCTGGAGCCCCTCCACGCCGCGGTGCACACGCAGCGGGGTGCCACGGCCACCCTGCCCTGCGTCCTGCGCGCCCTGCCCCGCAACTACCGGGTAAAATGGAGCAAAGTGGAGCCGGCCAACTACCGGGagagcatcatcatcatcaccaacGGGTTGTACCACAAGAACTACGGGCCGCTGAGCCCCCGGGTGCGCTTGCGGCACAGTCACCGCTACGATGCCTCGCTCACCATCACCGACGTGGCTCTGGAGGACGAGGGACGCTACCGCTGCCAGCTCGTCAACGGGCTGGAGGACGAGAGCGTCTCGCTCACGTTGCACCTCGAAG gtgTTGTCTTCCCCTACCAGCCCAGCAACGGGCGCTACAAATTCAACTACCACGAAGCCAAGCGAGCCTGCGAGCAGCAGGACTCCCGCCTCGCCACCTACCAGCAGCTCTACAAAG CCTGGACGGAGGGTCTGGACTGGTGCAACGCCGGCTGGATCCTCGACGGGACTGTCCACTACCCCATCATCAACTCACGGGAGCCGTGCGGCGGCCGCCTCCTCCTGCCGGGTGTCCGGACCTACGGGGCCAGGGACAAGCAGAAGGACCGATTCGATGCTTTCTGCTTCACCTCTGCTCTTCAAG gcCAGGTCTACTTCATCCGGGGCCACCTGAACTTCAAGGAGGCTGGGCAAGCGTGCCGCAACCACGGGGCTGCCATCGCCAAAGTGGGGCAGCTCTACTCCGCCTGGAAGTTTTCCCAGCTGGATCGCTGCGACGGGGGGTGGCTGGCGGACGGCAGCGTGCGGTACCCCATCACCACCCCCCGCGAGcgctgcggggggctgccggACCCCGGCGTCCGCAGCTTCGGCTTTCCCAGCAAGGAGCTGCGGACCTACGGTACCTACTGCTTTGTGGGGAAGTAG
- the BCAN gene encoding brevican core protein isoform X2 yields the protein MASALPLLLLWVFAPTVVPEVFGPGDGAEDLKALQVSIPRHPALDAVLAGDITIPCLITYLGPQPTAGVAGRRAVLGTPRVKWTFISEGREVEILVARGDRVKVSEDYRLRASLPIFHQRYTNASLLLTELRPNDSGIYRCDVQHGIEDGHDILDIKVKGVVFHYREGSMRYAYTFAEAREACARIGAHIATPEQLYAAYLGGYEQCDAGWIADQTVRYPIHTPREACYGDMNGFPGVRNYGVVDPEDMYDVYCYAEDLPGEIFLETAPDKFTLEEAAARCRALGAELASTGQLYAAWSTGLDACSPGWLADGSVRYPIVTPRERCGGALPGVKTIFLFRNQTGFPDAQSRYDAYCFREGTNSFPEAAGKYRAREPEGLQEIVTVAEKLEELQLPKAQVEIESRGAIYAVPFFKDAELEKPSPSPEDAPGPGTRHPPLDTSVSSEEEQGAAPGRDPGRTSAESPGGGRDPSQPMEPDGAADSREPGGTPPGGHESGGARTPVPAAEDAELSGDVVESPGVSPLPPAPSQPQEEGEEQSGALWLPSPVAPGDGSTVPAAEATAVTPWHTEVPGSSSAPATEGEEAVPRPPGTDRGIPAAPSEEEEEEEEEEEEEEQPAPSVATVEGFLAAVPGEPGGCVPNPCLNGGTCTEDGARLACLCLPGYGGSSCERPLEKCSPGWDSFQGACYKHFSTRRSWEDAETQCRHYGGHLATILTPEEQDFINDQYREYQWIGLNDRTIEGDFQWSDGSPLLYENWHPGQPDSYFLSGENCVVIVWHDGGQWSDVPCNYHLSYTCKMGLVQCGPPPAISNARAFGRPKQRYEIGSIARYQCCRGFIQRRSPIIRCREDGTWEPPQLVCRPGLAQPPDD from the exons ATGGCCTCAgccctcccgctgctgctgctctgggtgtTCGCCCCCACGGTGGTCCCGGAGGTGTTTGGACCCGGAGATGGCGCAG AGGACCTCAAGGCTCTGCAGGTCTCCATCCCACGTCACCCAGCCCTGGACGCCGTGCTGGCGGGCGACATCACCATCCCCTGCCTCATCACCTACCTCGGCCCCCAGCCCACCGCCGGCGTGGCCGGCCGCCGGGCAGTCCTGGGAACCCCCCGGGTCAAGTGGACCTTCATCTctgagggcagggaggtggaGATCTTGGTAGCCCGGGGGGACAGGGTGAAGGTGAGTGAGGACTATCGCCTCCGCGCCTCCCTGCCCATCTTCCACCAGCGCTACACCAACGCCTCCCTGCTGCTCACCGAGCTGCGGCCCAACGACTCGGGGATCTACCGCTGCGACGTGCAGCACGGCATCGAGGACGGCCACGACATCCTCGATATCAAAGTCAAAG GGGTGGTGTTTCACTACCGGGAGGGCTCCATGCGCTACGCCTACACCTTCGCCGAGGCGCGGGAAGCTTGCGCCAGGATCGGTGCCCACATCGCCACCCCCGAGCAGCTGTACGCTGCCTACCTCGGCGGCTACGAGCAGTGCGATGCCGGCTGGATCGCCGACCAGACCGTCAG GTACCCCATCCACACGCCCCGCGAGGCTTGTTACGGAGACATGAACGGCTTCCCCGGGGTGAGGAACTACGGGGTGGTGGACCCGGAGGACATGTACGACGTGTACTGCTACGCCGAGGACCTCCCAG GGGAGATCTTTTTGGAGACGGCCCCAGACAAATTCACGCTGGAGGAGGCTGCGGCGCGCTGCCGGGCGCTGGGCGCGGAGCTGGCGAGCACGGGGCAGCTCTACGCGGCTTGGAGCACGGGGCTGGACGCCTGCAGCCCCGGCTGGCTGGCTGACGGCAGCGTCCGCTACCCCATCGTCACCCCCCGGGAACGCTGCGGCGGGGCTCTGCCGGGCGTCAAAACCATCTTCCTCTTCCGCAACCAGACGGGATTCCCCGATGCCCAGAGCAGATACGATGCGTACTGTTTTCGAG AAGGGACAAACTCTTTCCCTGAGGCGGCAGGAAAATACCGAGCCAGAGAGCCCGAGGGCCTCCAGGAGATTGTTACAGTGGCAGAaaagctggaggagctgcagctGCCCAAAGCGCAAGTGGAGATTGAGTCGCGAGGGGCTATATACGCCGTCCCTTTCTTTAAGGACGCTGAGCTGGAAAAGCCGAGCCCGTCCCCCGAAGACGCACCGGGGCCAGGGACCCGGCACCCCCCGCTAGATACCTCCGTGTCCTCAG aggaggagcagggagcggCGCCGGGCAGGGACCCTGGCAGGACATCGGCGGAGAGCCCGGGCGGAGGGCGAGACCCCAGCCAGCCCATGGAGCCGGATGGAGCCGCTG ATAGCCGAGAGcctggtgggacccccccaggcgGCCACGAGTCCGGCGGGGCGAGGACCCCCGTCCCTGCCGCTGAAGACGCCGAGCTCTCGGGAGATGTGGTCGAAAGCCCCGGGgtgtccccgctgccccccgcgcccTCGCAgccgcaggaggagggagaggagcagtcGGGGGCCCTGTGGCTCCCCTCGCCCGTGGCCCCGGGGGACGGGAGCACCGTCCCCGCGGCGGAGGCGACGGCGGTCACGCCGTGGCACACGGAGGTGCCCGGCAGCAGCAGCGCGCCGGCCACAGAAGGCGAGGAGGCTGTGCCGCGACCCCCGGGCACTGACCGCGGGATACCTGCTGCACCTtcggaagaggaggaagaggaggaggaggaggaggaggaggaagagcaacCCGCTCCCTCCGTTGCAACTGTGGAGGGTTTCCTTGCAGCCGTTCCCGGAGAACCAG GTGGCTGCGTCCCCAACCCCTGCCTGAACGGAGGGACCTGCACGGAGGACGGCGCCCGCCTcgcctgcctgtgcctgcccgGCTACGGAGGCAGCAGCTGTGAAAGAC CGCTGGAGAAGTGCAGCCCCGGCTGGGACAGCTTCCAGGGCGCCTGCTACAAGCACTTCTCTACCCGGAGGAGCTGGGAGGATGCGGAGACCCAGTGTAGGCATTACGGGGGGCACCTGGCCACCATCCTGACCCCCGAAGAGCAGGACTTCATCAACG acCAGTACAGGGAGTACCAGTGGATCGGTTTGAACGACCGGACCATCGAGGGGGATTTCCAGTGGTCCGACGGGAGCCCCTTG CTCTACGAGAACTGGCACCCGGGGCAGCCCGACAGCTACTTCCTCTCCGGGGAGAACTGCGTGGTCATCGTGTGGCACGACGGGGGCCAGTGGAGCGACGTGCCCTGCAACTACCACCTCTCCTACACCTGCAAAATGGGGCTGG tgcaGTGCGGGCCACCCCCCGCCATCAGCAACGCCCGCGCCTTCGGCAGACCAAAGCAGCGCTACGAGATCGGCTCCATCGCGCGGTACCAGTGCTGCCGCGGCTTCATCCAGCGCCGCTCACCCATCATCCGGTGCCGGGAGGACGGGACGTGGGAGCCGCCTCAGCTGGTCTGCCGCCCCG GCCTGGCTCAGCCCCCCGATGACTGA
- the BCAN gene encoding brevican core protein isoform X1, which produces MASALPLLLLWVFAPTVVPEVFGPGDGAEDLKALQVSIPRHPALDAVLAGDITIPCLITYLGPQPTAGVAGRRAVLGTPRVKWTFISEGREVEILVARGDRVKVSEDYRLRASLPIFHQRYTNASLLLTELRPNDSGIYRCDVQHGIEDGHDILDIKVKGVVFHYREGSMRYAYTFAEAREACARIGAHIATPEQLYAAYLGGYEQCDAGWIADQTVRYPIHTPREACYGDMNGFPGVRNYGVVDPEDMYDVYCYAEDLPGEIFLETAPDKFTLEEAAARCRALGAELASTGQLYAAWSTGLDACSPGWLADGSVRYPIVTPRERCGGALPGVKTIFLFRNQTGFPDAQSRYDAYCFREGTNSFPEAAGKYRAREPEGLQEIVTVAEKLEELQLPKAQVEIESRGAIYAVPFFKDAELEKPSPSPEDAPGPGTRHPPLDTSVSSEEEQGAAPGRDPGRTSAESPGGGRDPSQPMEPDGAAGAQTLSMAPRAGAEGPTGAPSPAGAAADSREPGGTPPGGHESGGARTPVPAAEDAELSGDVVESPGVSPLPPAPSQPQEEGEEQSGALWLPSPVAPGDGSTVPAAEATAVTPWHTEVPGSSSAPATEGEEAVPRPPGTDRGIPAAPSEEEEEEEEEEEEEEQPAPSVATVEGFLAAVPGEPGGCVPNPCLNGGTCTEDGARLACLCLPGYGGSSCERPLEKCSPGWDSFQGACYKHFSTRRSWEDAETQCRHYGGHLATILTPEEQDFINDQYREYQWIGLNDRTIEGDFQWSDGSPLLYENWHPGQPDSYFLSGENCVVIVWHDGGQWSDVPCNYHLSYTCKMGLVQCGPPPAISNARAFGRPKQRYEIGSIARYQCCRGFIQRRSPIIRCREDGTWEPPQLVCRPGLAQPPDD; this is translated from the exons ATGGCCTCAgccctcccgctgctgctgctctgggtgtTCGCCCCCACGGTGGTCCCGGAGGTGTTTGGACCCGGAGATGGCGCAG AGGACCTCAAGGCTCTGCAGGTCTCCATCCCACGTCACCCAGCCCTGGACGCCGTGCTGGCGGGCGACATCACCATCCCCTGCCTCATCACCTACCTCGGCCCCCAGCCCACCGCCGGCGTGGCCGGCCGCCGGGCAGTCCTGGGAACCCCCCGGGTCAAGTGGACCTTCATCTctgagggcagggaggtggaGATCTTGGTAGCCCGGGGGGACAGGGTGAAGGTGAGTGAGGACTATCGCCTCCGCGCCTCCCTGCCCATCTTCCACCAGCGCTACACCAACGCCTCCCTGCTGCTCACCGAGCTGCGGCCCAACGACTCGGGGATCTACCGCTGCGACGTGCAGCACGGCATCGAGGACGGCCACGACATCCTCGATATCAAAGTCAAAG GGGTGGTGTTTCACTACCGGGAGGGCTCCATGCGCTACGCCTACACCTTCGCCGAGGCGCGGGAAGCTTGCGCCAGGATCGGTGCCCACATCGCCACCCCCGAGCAGCTGTACGCTGCCTACCTCGGCGGCTACGAGCAGTGCGATGCCGGCTGGATCGCCGACCAGACCGTCAG GTACCCCATCCACACGCCCCGCGAGGCTTGTTACGGAGACATGAACGGCTTCCCCGGGGTGAGGAACTACGGGGTGGTGGACCCGGAGGACATGTACGACGTGTACTGCTACGCCGAGGACCTCCCAG GGGAGATCTTTTTGGAGACGGCCCCAGACAAATTCACGCTGGAGGAGGCTGCGGCGCGCTGCCGGGCGCTGGGCGCGGAGCTGGCGAGCACGGGGCAGCTCTACGCGGCTTGGAGCACGGGGCTGGACGCCTGCAGCCCCGGCTGGCTGGCTGACGGCAGCGTCCGCTACCCCATCGTCACCCCCCGGGAACGCTGCGGCGGGGCTCTGCCGGGCGTCAAAACCATCTTCCTCTTCCGCAACCAGACGGGATTCCCCGATGCCCAGAGCAGATACGATGCGTACTGTTTTCGAG AAGGGACAAACTCTTTCCCTGAGGCGGCAGGAAAATACCGAGCCAGAGAGCCCGAGGGCCTCCAGGAGATTGTTACAGTGGCAGAaaagctggaggagctgcagctGCCCAAAGCGCAAGTGGAGATTGAGTCGCGAGGGGCTATATACGCCGTCCCTTTCTTTAAGGACGCTGAGCTGGAAAAGCCGAGCCCGTCCCCCGAAGACGCACCGGGGCCAGGGACCCGGCACCCCCCGCTAGATACCTCCGTGTCCTCAG aggaggagcagggagcggCGCCGGGCAGGGACCCTGGCAGGACATCGGCGGAGAGCCCGGGCGGAGGGCGAGACCCCAGCCAGCCCATGGAGCCGGATGGAGCCGCTGGTGCGCAGACGCTCTCCatggccccgcgggcgggcgcaGAGGGACCCACCGGCGCCCCGtccccggcgggggctgcggcag ATAGCCGAGAGcctggtgggacccccccaggcgGCCACGAGTCCGGCGGGGCGAGGACCCCCGTCCCTGCCGCTGAAGACGCCGAGCTCTCGGGAGATGTGGTCGAAAGCCCCGGGgtgtccccgctgccccccgcgcccTCGCAgccgcaggaggagggagaggagcagtcGGGGGCCCTGTGGCTCCCCTCGCCCGTGGCCCCGGGGGACGGGAGCACCGTCCCCGCGGCGGAGGCGACGGCGGTCACGCCGTGGCACACGGAGGTGCCCGGCAGCAGCAGCGCGCCGGCCACAGAAGGCGAGGAGGCTGTGCCGCGACCCCCGGGCACTGACCGCGGGATACCTGCTGCACCTtcggaagaggaggaagaggaggaggaggaggaggaggaggaagagcaacCCGCTCCCTCCGTTGCAACTGTGGAGGGTTTCCTTGCAGCCGTTCCCGGAGAACCAG GTGGCTGCGTCCCCAACCCCTGCCTGAACGGAGGGACCTGCACGGAGGACGGCGCCCGCCTcgcctgcctgtgcctgcccgGCTACGGAGGCAGCAGCTGTGAAAGAC CGCTGGAGAAGTGCAGCCCCGGCTGGGACAGCTTCCAGGGCGCCTGCTACAAGCACTTCTCTACCCGGAGGAGCTGGGAGGATGCGGAGACCCAGTGTAGGCATTACGGGGGGCACCTGGCCACCATCCTGACCCCCGAAGAGCAGGACTTCATCAACG acCAGTACAGGGAGTACCAGTGGATCGGTTTGAACGACCGGACCATCGAGGGGGATTTCCAGTGGTCCGACGGGAGCCCCTTG CTCTACGAGAACTGGCACCCGGGGCAGCCCGACAGCTACTTCCTCTCCGGGGAGAACTGCGTGGTCATCGTGTGGCACGACGGGGGCCAGTGGAGCGACGTGCCCTGCAACTACCACCTCTCCTACACCTGCAAAATGGGGCTGG tgcaGTGCGGGCCACCCCCCGCCATCAGCAACGCCCGCGCCTTCGGCAGACCAAAGCAGCGCTACGAGATCGGCTCCATCGCGCGGTACCAGTGCTGCCGCGGCTTCATCCAGCGCCGCTCACCCATCATCCGGTGCCGGGAGGACGGGACGTGGGAGCCGCCTCAGCTGGTCTGCCGCCCCG GCCTGGCTCAGCCCCCCGATGACTGA